The Geobacter metallireducens GS-15 region CTGGTTGAGGTAGAGGAAGAGCGCTTCCGAGGGGGGGGTCCCCTCCGGTATTTCCAGGGGCTTCAGGACCGGCTCGTACTTCCTGCCGAGGAACTGCTCCAGAAGGTCGCCCCCTTCATCGGCGGCAGCCGCCGGACCCGCCGCCACCAGAAGCAGCAGAGCCATCAATACTGTGATTGCACGGAGCATCGTGGCTGCAATGGTCATGTCCAGCACCTCCTTTTCGGTCTTACGCTCTGGAACTCACTCCCGCCAAGGAGGAGGCGTAAGCGGCAGCGGTTCATAATCGCCTTCCCCCTTCCCCTTCACGATCCGCATGGTGACACCCTTCTGCTTTGCGTAGACCTCCATGCGGTACTGGCCACCGAAGGAGGGGCGGCCGAAACCGCGCTCCGCTTCCATGGCAATCCTGTTCATAAACAGCCGATAGGTGATCTGCATCACCCCATCCTTCACAGAGGGCTCATCGAAGTGGATGGAGTAGAGCCACTCCGCCTCGGCCCCCAAAAAGACGCAGGCCACGGCGAAGTTATCGAAATCGACGATGGGCGCCGGCTTGTCAAAGGCCCGCTTCCAGAGATCCTCCCACTGGGTGCGGTCGTCCACCACCGTGATGAACGGCTCCTTCATGGCGGCGTCGTACCCTGTCCAGGACATGCCGGCATAGTCCCGCCCCGCGCCCGCTTTTTCCAGAAGCTCCAGCATCTTCCGATCGCCCCGCTCCGCAGCCAGGAGCCAGGCGGTTTTTCCGTCCCTGTTCGTGAGGGTGATGTCGGCCCCCTTGGCCAGCAGGACCTGGGCCACGGCCGCGTTTCCCTGCCCCGCCGCCATCAGCAGGGCGCTCATCCCCTTGTCGTCCTGGGCGTTGATGTCGGCACCGTGCTCCAGGAGATGGCGCACCACCTCGGGGTTGGCGTCGGACCAGTTCCCCGCCTCCAGGATAAGGGGGGTCTTCTGGTAGTAATCCCGGGCGTTCGGGTCGGCCCCCTTCTTCACCAGAAGCTTAACCATCTCCAGATCGGCCTTGGGAAGGGCCGTGAGGAGCGCATCCTTCACATCGGCCCCCTTGTCGATGAGCCGGGAGGCGAGGGAAACGTTACGGGCCTTGATGGCCGCCTGCAAATCGTCGGTACGCACGGTAGCGCCCCGCTCCAAGAGCAGGCGAACGATCCCGTCATGCCCTCCGGCAATGGCGATAGTCAGCGCCCCCTCGGAATCCTTCCCCAGGATGTTGACATCGCCCCCCCTGGCAAGGAGGGCCTTGACCGTTGCCATATCCCCCTTCTCGCAGGCATGCATCAGGGGAGTCTTCCCCCCTTCGTCGACGACATTGACCGGTGCCCCTCTGGCAATGAGGAGCCCGGCGATCTCCGCCGGCCCGTCCTTGATGGCCATGGTCAGCAGCGGGGTGCCGCCGATGATGATGTCAGGGTCGGCCCCCCTCTCCAGCAGGAGCCGAACAGACTCCAGATGCTTGTTCATGGCCGCGAAAACCAGGGCCGGCCGTCCCAGACTGGAGGCGTTCACGTCGGCCCCCTTGGCCAGGAGGGTCTTGACGACCTCGTCGTGGCCAGTGCTGGCCGCAAACATGAGGGGAGTGAAATCGGTGCCGTTTTTGGCGTCAATCTGCGCTCCCCTCTTCAGGAGAAGCTCAACCATGTCAGCCCGCCCCATGCTTGCGGCCTGCATGAGGGCCGTGCTCCCGTTGCCGAAGCGCCCGTTGACGTCGGCACCCTTGTCGAGGACCGCGACTACGTCAGCCGCGTTACCTCTCTTGACGGCGTCGGAGAGGGGGGTATTCGGCCCGAGAATGGCCAGGTCGGGCCGCTTCGGATCCTTGAGAAGCTGCGACAGGTAGTCGAGCTTCAACTCCTGGGCCAGGGTAATCGCGGTGTCGCCATCCTTATCCTTTGCGGAGGGATCGGCCCCCTTCCGGAGGAGCGGCCAGACCAGCCTGGCATCCGCGTGCCGCACGGCCCAGATGAGCGCGGTACGGCCATATTCGCCCGCGGCATTCACCTCGGCGCCGTGCTTCAGAAGGGCTTCGAGGGTTTCCCGCGGGTCCCCTTCCGGCCCCCTGTGGAAAAACGCTCCCCTCATGGCAAGAATCAGGGGGGTATCCCCCTTTTTCGTCCAGGCGTTGACATCGGCCCCCTTTCCCAGGAGATAGGCGACGACCTTCGCGTGTCCCTGCTCGGCGGCATGGAGCAGGGGGGTTTGCTCAAACGCCCCTTTCGCGTCAACCTTCGCGCCGCTTTCCACCAGCAGCCGGACCACCTCCAGACAACCGTTTTCGGCGGCCAGCGACAGGGGAGTGCTGTCGTTGCGGTCTTTCCGGTCGCGATACGCGGGATTGGCGGCCCATGTGCGCGCCGTTGCCAGATCGCATTCCTTGGCAGCCGCGTGGAGGGGGGTGTGGTCCATGTCCGGCGGCGGCAGCATGGTCAGGGCAAAGGCCGGGGCCGCCAAGAGCAGCGTTGCGAGCAGAAGGGGGCCATTCATCCGTATAGTCATGCTGATCCTTCCTTTTCTATGACAGAGACAGGTTCCCATGGAGGGATGCCGTTCATTTCAGCCATCAGCGCCGGCCGGTGCGCGTGCTTCACCTCGCTGGGGGAGGCGTCGAGGGCCGCCAGAGCCATTTCGTAATTGAGCCGCGCCGCATCGGCGTTACGGTGCAGGCCGTGGATCCGCGCACTGTTCCAGTAGACAAAGGGGTTGTCCCGGAAGATGCGGGAGGATTCCCCGAAGCTGTCAAGGGCCTCCCGGTACTCCCCCAGATGGAACTGCTTGAGCCCCCTGGCGAACACCTTGTCCGCCAGGGACTTCAGGAGCGGTTCGGAGAACACCGTCACCGGCCTCCCCTCGTCCCTCGGCAACTCAACGGTTTTACCGGCAAGCACGGCCGAGATGATGGCAATGCCGTCCCGGAGGATTTCCCGATAGGCGTCCCCCTGCCGGCCGGCCCCCTCGGGCCGGGCCTTCAGCATGGCCAGGAGAGCCCCCTGGAACCGGCTCTCTGCCAGACGGGCGGCAACGGCGCGGCATTTTCCGGCATTGGCATCACTCTTCCCCTTGAGGGTGAAAAACTCACGGACGATTTCCGCGCTGTACACGGCAAGCCCCATGGTCTCGGCGGCGTCCCGCTGCAGGGCATCGGCAAGGCGCTTCAGCAGCTCCTCCTGCCCGGCCATGACGAGTT contains the following coding sequences:
- a CDS encoding ankyrin repeat domain-containing protein, yielding MTIRMNGPLLLATLLLAAPAFALTMLPPPDMDHTPLHAAAKECDLATARTWAANPAYRDRKDRNDSTPLSLAAENGCLEVVRLLVESGAKVDAKGAFEQTPLLHAAEQGHAKVVAYLLGKGADVNAWTKKGDTPLILAMRGAFFHRGPEGDPRETLEALLKHGAEVNAAGEYGRTALIWAVRHADARLVWPLLRKGADPSAKDKDGDTAITLAQELKLDYLSQLLKDPKRPDLAILGPNTPLSDAVKRGNAADVVAVLDKGADVNGRFGNGSTALMQAASMGRADMVELLLKRGAQIDAKNGTDFTPLMFAASTGHDEVVKTLLAKGADVNASSLGRPALVFAAMNKHLESVRLLLERGADPDIIIGGTPLLTMAIKDGPAEIAGLLIARGAPVNVVDEGGKTPLMHACEKGDMATVKALLARGGDVNILGKDSEGALTIAIAGGHDGIVRLLLERGATVRTDDLQAAIKARNVSLASRLIDKGADVKDALLTALPKADLEMVKLLVKKGADPNARDYYQKTPLILEAGNWSDANPEVVRHLLEHGADINAQDDKGMSALLMAAGQGNAAVAQVLLAKGADITLTNRDGKTAWLLAAERGDRKMLELLEKAGAGRDYAGMSWTGYDAAMKEPFITVVDDRTQWEDLWKRAFDKPAPIVDFDNFAVACVFLGAEAEWLYSIHFDEPSVKDGVMQITYRLFMNRIAMEAERGFGRPSFGGQYRMEVYAKQKGVTMRIVKGKGEGDYEPLPLTPPPWRE
- a CDS encoding class I SAM-dependent methyltransferase → MKLNIGCGHTYLKGHLNIDVSGDSVADAIMEAHDLCLDTASVDEIVASQLMEHLGFFKGKYFLAECFRVLRPSGTLRLETPHLERSFEIFLAGDRTAREDALTWLYGAETAGMQHRFCFPLELLRELVAEAGFALMHHESFLYQDNRPSLRLILRKPADRKQHEFMAELRKRLVMQEIPAFEDELVMAGQEELLKRLADALQRDAAETMGLAVYSAEIVREFFTLKGKSDANAGKCRAVAARLAESRFQGALLAMLKARPEGAGRQGDAYREILRDGIAIISAVLAGKTVELPRDEGRPVTVFSEPLLKSLADKVFARGLKQFHLGEYREALDSFGESSRIFRDNPFVYWNSARIHGLHRNADAARLNYEMALAALDASPSEVKHAHRPALMAEMNGIPPWEPVSVIEKEGSA